In Ignavibacteriales bacterium, the following proteins share a genomic window:
- a CDS encoding DUF58 domain-containing protein produces METKELLKKVRQLEIRTRGLVNQVFSGEYHSVFKGRGMEFSEVREYQFGDDMRMIDWNVTARFNHPFVKIFEEERELTVMLVVDMSGSQFFGSQSALKRDTALELSAILAFSAMKNNDKVGLILFTDRIEKFVPPRKGRGHALRIVRELLSFEPARPATSIKTALEYLNHVQKKRSIVFVLSDFMDTHYEAALRIAGKRHDLIGVVLQDPRENELPNVGLIDLRDAESGATRLVNTSDAQVRFLYKQLGERTQEARKSLFVKSRLDDVLIRLDQPYIKPLADFFKLRERRS; encoded by the coding sequence ATGGAAACGAAAGAGCTTCTTAAAAAAGTCAGACAACTGGAAATTCGAACACGGGGACTGGTGAACCAGGTCTTCTCCGGTGAGTACCATTCCGTCTTTAAAGGACGCGGCATGGAATTTTCAGAAGTACGCGAGTACCAGTTTGGTGATGACATGCGAATGATTGATTGGAATGTGACTGCGCGGTTCAATCATCCGTTCGTCAAGATTTTTGAGGAAGAACGTGAACTGACAGTGATGTTAGTGGTCGATATGAGCGGCTCGCAGTTTTTCGGTTCGCAATCTGCGTTGAAACGGGACACAGCTCTTGAGCTGAGTGCTATCCTTGCATTTTCCGCAATGAAAAATAATGATAAAGTTGGATTGATCCTTTTCACCGACCGGATTGAAAAATTTGTGCCGCCGCGCAAAGGCCGCGGCCATGCCCTGCGAATTGTCCGCGAACTGTTATCGTTTGAACCTGCACGCCCGGCAACAAGCATCAAAACAGCGTTGGAATATCTTAATCATGTCCAGAAAAAACGCAGTATCGTATTTGTTCTTTCCGATTTTATGGATACTCATTATGAAGCGGCTCTGCGTATCGCCGGTAAGCGTCACGATCTCATCGGCGTTGTTTTACAAGATCCGCGCGAGAATGAACTGCCCAATGTTGGTCTTATTGATTTGCGTGATGCCGAATCCGGCGCGACCAGACTTGTGAATACATCCGATGCACAAGTTCGATTTCTCTATAAACAGTTAGGTGAACGGACACAGGAAGCACGTAAGTCGCTGTTTGTCAAATCACGCTTAGACGATGTCCTCATTCGGCTTGATCAACCTTATATCAAACCGTTGGCAGACTTTTTCAAATTAAGGGAAAGAAGAAGTTGA
- a CDS encoding MoxR family ATPase — MDIKTINEMIQRESAFVESLTSEVGKVIVGQKHMVDRLLIGLLCNGHVLLEGVPGLAKTLAIKTLAAAINAKFQRVQFTPDLLPADLIGTMIYNQKDGKFFTRKGPIFANFILADEINRAPAKVQSALLEAMQERQITISEETYKLEEPFLVLATQNPIEQEGTYPLPEAQVDRFMLKIKIGYPSREEELKIMRQNIAGDDKVVKHVVSTKDILSAREVVKQVYMDEKIERYILDIVFATREPKNFKLDKLAPLISYGASPRASINLALASKAHAFIKRRGYVIPEDVRAICPDVMRHRIAVTYEAEAEEITPEQVVMEILNHVEVP, encoded by the coding sequence GTGGATATCAAAACCATCAACGAAATGATTCAGCGCGAAAGCGCATTTGTCGAATCGCTGACATCGGAAGTCGGCAAAGTTATCGTCGGCCAAAAACATATGGTGGATCGATTGCTCATTGGCTTGCTGTGCAACGGCCATGTTCTGTTGGAAGGCGTGCCCGGACTGGCGAAAACACTTGCCATTAAAACGCTGGCGGCAGCAATCAATGCAAAATTTCAGCGTGTGCAATTCACGCCGGATTTACTGCCTGCCGATCTTATCGGGACGATGATTTACAATCAAAAAGATGGAAAATTCTTTACGCGCAAAGGGCCTATCTTTGCAAATTTCATTCTTGCCGATGAAATCAACCGTGCACCCGCGAAAGTGCAAAGTGCTTTGCTCGAAGCGATGCAGGAACGTCAAATAACAATTAGCGAAGAGACGTATAAATTAGAAGAACCATTCCTCGTACTTGCGACCCAAAATCCCATTGAACAAGAAGGGACCTATCCACTTCCCGAAGCGCAAGTCGATCGATTTATGCTGAAAATAAAAATCGGTTACCCATCACGCGAGGAAGAATTGAAAATTATGCGGCAGAATATAGCCGGCGACGATAAAGTCGTGAAGCATGTTGTATCCACCAAAGATATTCTCTCCGCACGCGAAGTGGTAAAACAAGTGTATATGGACGAGAAGATTGAACGGTACATTCTTGATATCGTCTTTGCGACCCGTGAACCGAAGAATTTTAAATTAGATAAACTCGCACCGTTGATTAGTTATGGTGCATCGCCGCGTGCGTCCATCAATTTGGCGCTTGCATCAAAAGCGCATGCGTTTATCAAGCGGCGTGGCTACGTCATCCCTGAAGATGTGCGTGCGATCTGCCCCGATGTCATGCGTCACCGTATTGCTGTCACCTACGAAGCTGAAGCGGAAGAAATTACGCCGGAGCAAGTGGTAATGGAAATTTTAAATCATGTGGAAGTTCCATAG
- a CDS encoding L-lactate dehydrogenase, giving the protein MIAENNHSQKVGLVGTGFVGSSFAYALMHRGIASELVLIDANADKAIGEMMDLNHGLSFTKPMKITAGNYSDLSGAKVVVITAGASQKPGETRLDLLSRNAAIFRSIIPQVVKYNPNGIILITTNPVDILTHISLKESNLPPAKLIGSGTILDTSRFRFLLGQYYEVDTRSVHAYIVGEHGDSEIPLWSMANIGGVRLQEFAPLKNKQYDQAEMNKLFISVRDAAYEIIRRKGASYYAIGLGLLSIVESILGNYRSVLSISTLMTGQYGVHDICLSIPSVVGENGVEEILALPMNTEEQEGFRASADKLKTTLNNLHA; this is encoded by the coding sequence ATGATCGCAGAAAATAATCATTCACAAAAAGTGGGATTGGTTGGAACGGGATTCGTCGGTTCATCATTTGCGTATGCATTGATGCATCGCGGTATTGCTTCAGAGCTGGTGCTCATTGATGCAAACGCAGATAAAGCAATTGGTGAAATGATGGACTTGAACCATGGACTTTCTTTTACTAAACCGATGAAAATTACAGCAGGGAATTATTCTGATCTGTCCGGTGCAAAGGTTGTCGTTATCACCGCAGGCGCTTCTCAAAAACCCGGAGAAACCCGCCTTGATCTTCTCTCTAGAAATGCTGCCATCTTTCGTTCCATTATTCCGCAAGTGGTGAAATATAATCCCAACGGTATTATTCTCATCACAACGAATCCGGTCGACATTCTCACACACATTTCGTTGAAAGAATCGAATCTGCCGCCTGCAAAACTCATCGGCTCCGGAACTATTCTTGACACCTCGCGCTTCCGGTTTTTGCTGGGACAATACTATGAAGTTGATACGCGCAGCGTGCATGCGTACATCGTAGGCGAGCATGGCGATAGTGAGATACCTTTGTGGAGTATGGCAAACATCGGCGGCGTACGTTTACAAGAATTTGCCCCGCTGAAGAATAAACAATATGATCAAGCTGAAATGAACAAGCTCTTCATCAGCGTACGGGATGCTGCATACGAAATCATCAGACGAAAAGGCGCGAGCTACTATGCCATCGGGCTTGGATTGCTTTCCATCGTTGAATCAATTCTCGGCAATTACCGTTCCGTGCTTTCCATTTCCACATTGATGACCGGACAGTACGGTGTACATGATATTTGCCTCAGCATTCCCTCCGTGGTTGGAGAAAACGGCGTTGAAGAAATATTGGCGTTGCCGATGAATACTGAAGAGCAGGAAGGATTCCGCGCATCCGCAGATAAACTTAAAACAACATTGAACAATTTACATGCGTGA
- a CDS encoding MBL fold metallo-hydrolase, translating to MKHRYFILQFFMIPLVLCGCNSYVQRTVWQSLTRIGEPIPPAPHMITTPILQNVKLSVSWVGHATVLIQIYDKLIITDPLFTNTIGMVVKRFVKPGLDPSLLTKMDFTLISHMHFDHLSYGSLDVLPKNGTLVFPDGIARYVPDFGFNKINELKPWDVIESDSVHITAVPAQHFTGRYGFDRDWMGDIGYTGYVIEYRGIAVFFAGDTGYNPELFKEIGRRFKIDLAIIPIAPSSGNGVGSRVHVGPLGALAIFKDVGATFMMPIHFGTMLFGSTANPENPLELLRAAAANQGISNRIVRLEIGEQRVLY from the coding sequence ATGAAGCATCGATATTTTATTCTCCAATTTTTCATGATACCACTTGTGTTATGCGGCTGCAATTCGTATGTTCAACGCACCGTATGGCAGTCGCTCACAAGAATCGGTGAGCCAATCCCTCCTGCTCCTCATATGATCACAACACCGATACTTCAAAACGTGAAGCTGAGTGTGTCCTGGGTCGGGCATGCAACGGTTCTTATTCAGATTTACGATAAGCTTATTATCACTGATCCGCTTTTTACAAATACCATTGGCATGGTCGTAAAACGTTTTGTCAAACCCGGGCTCGATCCGTCGCTCCTCACAAAAATGGACTTCACACTTATTTCTCATATGCATTTTGATCATCTCAGTTATGGCAGTCTTGATGTTCTTCCTAAAAACGGAACACTCGTGTTCCCGGATGGCATTGCCCGTTACGTTCCGGATTTTGGTTTTAATAAAATTAACGAACTGAAACCATGGGATGTCATCGAGAGCGATAGCGTCCACATCACCGCAGTTCCGGCACAGCACTTTACAGGCAGATACGGTTTTGATCGTGATTGGATGGGAGACATCGGGTACACTGGATATGTTATCGAATACCGAGGCATAGCTGTTTTCTTCGCGGGGGATACCGGGTACAACCCCGAACTCTTCAAAGAAATTGGCCGCCGTTTCAAAATCGATCTGGCAATTATTCCCATTGCTCCGAGTTCGGGTAACGGTGTCGGATCACGAGTGCATGTTGGTCCACTTGGGGCATTGGCAATTTTCAAAGATGTCGGTGCTACGTTTATGATGCCAATCCATTTCGGCACAATGCTTTTTGGATCCACTGCAAATCCGGAAAATCCGCTTGAGCTGCTTCGTGCAGCTGCAGCAAATCAAGGAATTTCCAATCGGATTGTCAGACTGGAGATCGGCGAACAACGGGTCCTTTATTAA
- a CDS encoding LD-carboxypeptidase, with the protein MTIIKPPRLRKGGTIGLIAPASTPSSEEKIEKGAAYLEQLGYRVKFGEHIRNTHGYLAGTDEERTADFNTMVRDKDVNAIFAIRGGYGTPRILQTIDYRSLKQNPKIIVGYSDITAMHLAIFRKIGLVTFSGPMTGTDMWKDFDPYTEEHFWRLLTSIKKIGIMKNPSDEPLNILKHGKAHGRLLGGNFSLTACLMGTQFLPELRGSILFLEDVEEAPHRIDRMLAQLLNAGILQELAGLVFGKFTDCNPSNPSEPHLTLTQIQKEYAEKIICPVIANFQYGHVPRKLTVPIGLQAMLDSQRNRIEVIESGVL; encoded by the coding sequence ATGACTATTATCAAACCACCGAGGTTACGTAAGGGCGGCACTATTGGTCTCATTGCGCCGGCAAGTACTCCTTCATCGGAAGAGAAGATTGAGAAAGGCGCCGCCTATCTTGAGCAGCTCGGTTATCGCGTGAAGTTTGGCGAACACATTCGCAATACGCATGGCTATCTTGCCGGAACGGATGAAGAGCGGACCGCAGACTTCAACACAATGGTACGAGATAAAGATGTGAACGCCATTTTTGCTATTCGCGGCGGATACGGCACACCACGCATTCTTCAAACGATTGATTACCGTTCGCTGAAACAAAATCCCAAAATAATTGTCGGATACAGCGATATTACGGCCATGCACCTTGCCATCTTCCGCAAGATTGGATTGGTAACATTTTCCGGACCGATGACTGGCACAGATATGTGGAAGGATTTTGACCCTTACACCGAAGAACATTTTTGGCGGCTGCTCACATCAATAAAAAAGATTGGCATAATGAAAAATCCGAGCGATGAACCTTTGAACATACTGAAACACGGTAAAGCACATGGACGATTGCTCGGCGGTAATTTTTCACTGACTGCGTGCCTTATGGGAACACAATTTTTGCCGGAATTGCGCGGTTCAATTCTATTTCTTGAAGATGTAGAAGAAGCGCCGCATCGTATTGATCGAATGTTAGCGCAGTTGCTCAACGCCGGAATTTTGCAGGAACTTGCTGGATTGGTGTTTGGAAAATTCACAGATTGCAATCCGAGCAACCCTTCCGAGCCGCATCTTACTCTCACGCAGATACAAAAAGAATATGCCGAGAAAATAATATGTCCCGTCATTGCTAATTTTCAATACGGCCATGTTCCCCGCAAACTGACGGTGCCAATTGGACTTCAAGCAATGCTCGACTCCCAGCGTAACCGGATTGAAGTGATAGAAAGTGGGGTTCTCTAA
- a CDS encoding DUF1761 domain-containing protein: MNPANVNWLAVLVSTISSFIIGALWYSPVLFGKVWAKVNNLTDNQIRAGNKAKIFGVSFLLTFFAAVNLGFFLADPSINAVNGTLYGFLTGFGWVLPAFGVVAMFELKSWTWILINGFYWVVSFTVMGLIFGVWK, encoded by the coding sequence ATGAATCCAGCAAACGTTAATTGGCTTGCAGTTCTAGTTTCCACTATCAGTTCATTTATCATAGGGGCGCTTTGGTATTCGCCGGTACTATTTGGCAAGGTATGGGCAAAGGTAAATAACCTGACTGATAATCAGATTCGTGCGGGCAACAAGGCAAAAATCTTTGGTGTATCATTTCTTTTGACTTTCTTCGCTGCCGTCAATCTTGGCTTCTTTCTCGCTGATCCGTCTATCAATGCTGTGAACGGAACGCTCTATGGATTTCTTACCGGCTTTGGCTGGGTGTTACCGGCATTCGGTGTCGTCGCAATGTTTGAGTTGAAAAGCTGGACATGGATTCTAATAAATGGTTTCTATTGGGTCGTCTCATTTACCGTCATGGGATTGATATTCGGCGTATGGAAATAA
- a CDS encoding HAD hydrolase-like protein, whose translation MTQDPHHTLKDIKPTMDFFVGIDSDGCVFDTMEIKHKECFCPNFIRYWELQNISKYAREAWDFVNLYSQTRGCNRFHAVIESLRLLAERKEVRARGAKLPDVTPLIEWVKKETKLGNPALARYAKEVNNPIIDRALAWSNGVNKSISEIVYGIPPFPWVRESLVKFNEHADVIVVSQTPGEALNREWVEHNIDKYVKIICGQEYGTKSEHIQYAAKGKYPDDKVLMVGDAPGDMQAAKSNGALFYPINPGHEEDSWEQLYKEGIDRFIKGSFAGTYEKKLIEEFNTCLPNTPNWV comes from the coding sequence ATGACTCAAGATCCACACCACACTCTTAAAGATATTAAGCCCACAATGGATTTCTTTGTGGGAATAGATTCCGACGGTTGTGTATTCGATACGATGGAAATAAAACATAAAGAATGTTTTTGCCCAAACTTTATTAGGTATTGGGAATTACAGAATATTTCTAAGTATGCGCGTGAGGCATGGGATTTTGTGAATTTGTACTCTCAGACGAGAGGATGCAACCGGTTCCATGCAGTTATAGAATCGCTTCGTTTGCTTGCTGAACGAAAGGAGGTAAGGGCACGCGGTGCAAAACTTCCGGATGTTACTCCTTTGATTGAATGGGTAAAGAAAGAAACAAAACTTGGTAATCCCGCACTCGCGCGCTATGCAAAAGAAGTAAATAATCCAATTATCGATAGAGCCCTTGCATGGTCGAATGGAGTCAACAAATCAATCAGTGAAATAGTCTATGGCATTCCTCCCTTTCCATGGGTTCGTGAATCCCTTGTGAAGTTTAATGAACATGCTGATGTCATAGTTGTTTCTCAAACTCCAGGCGAGGCGCTGAATCGTGAGTGGGTAGAACATAACATCGATAAATATGTTAAAATTATTTGCGGGCAGGAGTATGGCACAAAGTCCGAGCATATTCAATACGCCGCAAAAGGAAAATATCCCGATGATAAAGTATTGATGGTCGGTGATGCTCCAGGAGATATGCAGGCGGCAAAATCAAATGGTGCGCTGTTCTATCCGATCAATCCTGGACATGAAGAGGATTCTTGGGAACAATTATACAAAGAAGGCATCGACCGCTTTATTAAAGGTTCGTTTGCAGGTACGTATGAGAAAAAGTTGATTGAAGAATTCAACACGTGCTTACCGAACACACCGAATTGGGTCTAA
- a CDS encoding MFS transporter has protein sequence MNFSKLFKTEDGKNYFFTFALVSTLFLLWGICNGMIDVMDKHFQEELHLTLSQSTWVQFAHYLGYFLMSMPAGWLAVKLGYKGGIITGLLMVAVGGLWFIPATHIASFWAFLIGVCIIASGLTFLETIANPYTTVLGPKQYGATRINLAQSCNGIGWILGPIAGGLFFYSKNEAGQSTGSQTLWIPYAAVAGVVIVLAIIFYFANVPDIKSEDDYHLDDKDAHTGAARIPERQVNRGLIYFLLLLNVAVLIGVFGMILWVLLGTFGASESVMSSTLWIGCSASLIIAAAVLIQTAKKISHHSIWSHPHFSSATLAQFFYVAAQAGIFSFLINYMTSEVPALPESLTSGWMQNWFEIKDGIYHFSNQGAANLASLGFFFFLAGRFSGAAILKKFSAHKVLGLYGIFNVVICFLIFLKLGWLSVVCVFLCYFFMSIMFPTIFALGIFGLGTRAKKASSFIVMAIMGGAILPKLMGHIADQYGMSRGFIVPLFCFAIITLYAYYWPKLSKADGLVDFSSTKEQ, from the coding sequence ATGAATTTTTCGAAATTATTTAAGACGGAAGACGGTAAAAACTATTTCTTTACGTTTGCACTTGTAAGCACACTGTTCTTGTTGTGGGGTATCTGTAATGGAATGATTGACGTTATGGATAAGCACTTCCAGGAAGAGTTACACTTGACCTTATCTCAATCTACCTGGGTGCAATTCGCGCACTATTTGGGCTACTTTTTAATGTCGATGCCCGCCGGATGGCTGGCGGTAAAGTTAGGTTACAAGGGAGGTATCATTACCGGTTTGCTCATGGTTGCTGTGGGCGGTCTGTGGTTTATTCCCGCAACGCATATAGCGTCGTTCTGGGCGTTCTTGATAGGTGTTTGCATTATTGCTTCCGGTCTTACATTTCTCGAGACCATAGCTAATCCCTATACGACCGTACTTGGACCGAAGCAATACGGAGCCACGCGTATTAATCTTGCCCAGTCCTGCAATGGCATCGGTTGGATTCTTGGTCCGATTGCCGGAGGCTTATTCTTTTATTCCAAGAACGAAGCAGGGCAAAGCACCGGAAGTCAGACACTGTGGATTCCTTATGCTGCTGTTGCTGGAGTAGTTATTGTTCTGGCAATCATTTTCTACTTTGCCAATGTTCCTGACATCAAGAGCGAGGATGATTACCACTTAGACGACAAAGATGCTCATACCGGTGCTGCAAGGATTCCCGAAAGACAAGTCAACCGCGGACTTATTTATTTCTTGCTGCTGCTCAATGTTGCTGTGCTTATCGGCGTTTTCGGAATGATCCTCTGGGTGTTACTCGGAACTTTCGGTGCAAGTGAATCTGTCATGAGTAGCACACTATGGATTGGATGTAGTGCGTCGCTCATCATCGCTGCCGCGGTGCTTATCCAAACTGCAAAAAAGATTTCGCATCACAGCATCTGGTCACATCCGCACTTTTCATCGGCAACGCTTGCACAATTTTTCTACGTCGCCGCCCAGGCAGGCATTTTCAGTTTCTTGATCAATTACATGACATCAGAAGTCCCCGCTCTTCCTGAATCCTTGACATCGGGATGGATGCAGAATTGGTTTGAAATCAAAGACGGCATTTATCATTTCAGCAACCAAGGTGCTGCCAACCTGGCGTCGTTAGGTTTTTTCTTCTTCCTCGCAGGACGGTTTTCTGGCGCTGCTATTCTTAAAAAATTCTCTGCTCATAAAGTGCTTGGCTTGTATGGAATTTTTAACGTGGTGATATGTTTCTTGATTTTCTTGAAGCTGGGCTGGCTCTCTGTGGTGTGCGTGTTCTTGTGCTACTTTTTCATGTCGATTATGTTCCCAACCATCTTTGCACTTGGCATCTTCGGTCTTGGTACTCGGGCGAAGAAAGCATCCTCCTTCATCGTCATGGCAATCATGGGCGGTGCCATCCTGCCTAAATTGATGGGGCACATTGCCGACCAATACGGCATGTCTCGTGGTTTTATCGTCCCGCTTTTCTGCTTCGCAATAATCACTTTATATGCCTACTACTGGCCTAAACTGAGTAAGGCAGATGGACTGGTCGATTTCTCCTCAACCAAGGAACAGTAA
- a CDS encoding bifunctional 4-hydroxy-2-oxoglutarate aldolase/2-dehydro-3-deoxy-phosphogluconate aldolase, producing the protein MSEVLKRIGEIRLVPVVILEDAKNAEPLAEALIAGGLPCAEVTFRTAAAAESIKRISTYKEICLGAGTVLSVDQVKLAIDSGATFIVSPGLNPKVVMYCVDNKIPITPGICTPTEIEIGLEHGLNIFKFFPAEAYGGLKTLKAISAPYGMIKFIPTGGIGPKNVRDYLSLKQVFACGGSWMVTKEMISNGQFKEITALVKEAANLIKGI; encoded by the coding sequence ATGTCAGAAGTTTTAAAAAGGATTGGCGAAATACGATTGGTGCCTGTCGTTATTTTGGAAGATGCAAAAAATGCCGAACCGCTAGCAGAAGCTCTGATTGCCGGCGGATTGCCTTGCGCTGAAGTAACGTTCCGGACTGCCGCAGCGGCAGAATCGATTAAGCGTATTTCAACGTATAAAGAAATTTGTCTTGGAGCAGGAACTGTTCTTTCGGTCGATCAAGTAAAATTAGCCATCGATTCTGGTGCAACGTTTATTGTGTCTCCCGGTCTCAATCCAAAAGTTGTAATGTATTGCGTCGATAATAAAATTCCGATTACCCCTGGAATTTGTACTCCAACAGAAATTGAAATAGGTCTTGAGCACGGCTTGAATATTTTTAAGTTTTTCCCTGCAGAAGCCTACGGCGGCTTGAAAACATTGAAAGCAATCAGTGCACCTTATGGCATGATTAAATTTATTCCCACAGGCGGCATTGGTCCGAAGAATGTCCGTGATTATCTTTCCTTGAAACAAGTATTTGCTTGTGGAGGAAGCTGGATGGTGACAAAAGAGATGATCTCGAACGGCCAATTCAAGGAAATTACTGCTCTTGTAAAAGAAGCTGCAAACTTGATCAAAGGAATCTAA
- a CDS encoding UDP-glucose--hexose-1-phosphate uridylyltransferase yields MNQPELSQIPHRRKNILTGEWVLVSPHRTNRPWQGEISLSANEKRKPYVPDCYLCPGNKRANGAINPQYAGTFVFTNDFSALLEDVPSGKSIKNNLLFMKSERGICRVVNFSPRHDLTLAEMQEGEIEEVITAWQNEFSSLGSHPRINYVQIFENKGSLMGNSNPHPHGQIWAQESIPMEPMKELKQFKSYYTKKKGSLLSDYLKLELKVKERIVYENGSFVVLVPFWAIWPYETIIISKRRISNILQLKNTEKKNFANALSVLTIKYDNLFKTSFPYSAGLHQAPTDGKDHAEWHFHMHFYPPLLRSASIKKFMVGYEMLAEPQRDITPEYSAGILKELSSIRY; encoded by the coding sequence ATGAATCAGCCAGAATTATCTCAAATTCCTCATCGCAGAAAAAATATCCTTACCGGGGAATGGGTGTTAGTTTCTCCCCATAGGACGAATCGTCCTTGGCAGGGGGAAATTTCACTTTCGGCCAACGAGAAAAGAAAACCATACGTACCGGATTGTTATTTATGCCCCGGAAACAAACGGGCAAATGGTGCTATCAATCCTCAATATGCAGGTACATTTGTTTTCACGAATGATTTTTCTGCTTTGCTGGAAGATGTTCCCTCTGGTAAATCGATAAAAAATAATTTGCTTTTTATGAAGTCTGAAAGAGGCATTTGCAGAGTTGTGAATTTTTCACCTCGCCACGATTTGACTCTTGCGGAAATGCAGGAAGGTGAAATAGAAGAAGTCATCACTGCCTGGCAAAATGAATTCAGTTCGTTAGGTTCTCATCCGCGAATTAACTATGTGCAGATATTTGAGAATAAGGGTTCTCTCATGGGGAACAGTAATCCTCATCCTCATGGGCAAATCTGGGCACAGGAAAGTATTCCGATGGAGCCGATGAAAGAGCTGAAGCAATTTAAATCGTATTACACGAAAAAAAAGGGCAGCCTTCTATCGGATTATCTCAAGCTGGAATTGAAGGTGAAAGAAAGAATTGTCTATGAAAACGGTTCGTTTGTTGTGCTGGTTCCATTTTGGGCAATCTGGCCGTACGAAACCATCATCATTTCTAAAAGAAGGATTTCTAACATTCTTCAATTGAAGAATACGGAAAAGAAGAATTTTGCCAATGCATTGAGTGTGTTGACAATAAAGTATGATAATCTTTTTAAAACATCGTTCCCCTATTCTGCAGGGCTGCATCAGGCACCGACTGATGGAAAAGACCACGCTGAGTGGCATTTTCATATGCATTTCTATCCGCCGCTGTTACGTTCTGCAAGTATTAAAAAATTTATGGTCGGATATGAAATGCTTGCGGAACCCCAAAGAGATATTACTCCAGAGTATAGTGCGGGTATACTGAAAGAACTATCTTCGATCCGCTATTAA
- the galK gene encoding galactokinase: MSLAKSVESVFQQKFKEQPMLFRSPGRVNLIGEHTDYNKGYVLPAAVDKSIYFAIAPRKDRRCIVVAMDMNDEHEFSIDALPSSPKGWPNYLMGVVDQLIQAQCAIQGFNCVFGGDIPIGAGMSSSAALEAGLAFALNSIFKLRIDNLALVKFAQKAENVFVGVQCGIMDQYINIFGKQDNVLRIDCRSLEYKYYPFAFHNISIVLFDTRVSHSLASSEYNRRREECNEGVVIIKTKNPEVDSLRDVSVEMLQKCKDKMDATIYRRCKYVVEENDRVLHACQELEQGDLKAFGKYMIKTHEGLSRDYEVSCKELDFLVELVQNDPQVYGSRMMGGGFGGCTINLIENNHVEEVSSMLTERYKQQFNIDLKTYITSIGSGTNIIKV; encoded by the coding sequence ATGAGCCTTGCAAAATCTGTCGAATCCGTCTTTCAGCAAAAGTTCAAGGAACAACCCATGCTGTTTCGTTCACCGGGAAGAGTAAATCTTATCGGTGAACATACGGATTATAACAAAGGGTATGTTCTTCCGGCGGCTGTTGACAAATCCATTTATTTTGCGATTGCTCCACGAAAAGATCGGCGCTGTATTGTGGTTGCCATGGACATGAACGATGAGCACGAGTTTTCGATCGATGCTCTTCCATCCTCACCAAAGGGTTGGCCGAACTATTTGATGGGTGTCGTGGATCAACTTATCCAGGCGCAGTGTGCTATCCAAGGATTTAACTGTGTCTTTGGAGGAGATATTCCCATAGGTGCAGGAATGTCGTCTTCAGCCGCTCTCGAAGCAGGTTTGGCGTTTGCCCTCAACTCTATATTCAAATTGCGAATTGATAACCTTGCATTGGTAAAATTTGCCCAGAAAGCAGAGAATGTATTTGTGGGTGTTCAGTGCGGCATTATGGACCAATACATAAACATTTTTGGTAAGCAGGACAATGTTCTTCGTATTGACTGCCGCTCGTTAGAATATAAATATTATCCATTCGCTTTTCACAATATCTCTATTGTTCTTTTTGATACGCGTGTCTCGCATTCGTTAGCATCGTCAGAATATAATCGAAGAAGAGAAGAGTGCAATGAAGGAGTCGTAATTATAAAAACAAAAAATCCGGAAGTGGATTCTTTGCGAGATGTCTCTGTAGAAATGCTCCAGAAATGCAAAGACAAGATGGATGCAACGATCTATCGAAGGTGCAAATATGTTGTAGAAGAGAATGACCGGGTTCTTCATGCATGTCAGGAGTTGGAACAGGGAGATTTAAAAGCTTTTGGAAAGTACATGATAAAAACTCATGAAGGATTAAGCCGCGACTACGAGGTAAGCTGCAAGGAACTCGACTTTTTGGTGGAACTGGTCCAGAACGATCCGCAAGTCTATGGTTCGCGGATGATGGGAGGTGGATTTGGGGGATGTACGATTAACCTCATTGAAAATAATCATGTTGAAGAAGTAAGTAGCATGCTGACTGAACGGTATAAACAGCAATTCAATATAGATCTCAAAACCTATATAACATCGATCGGTTCCGGGACGAATATCATCAAAGTGTAG